A region of Desulfatiglans anilini DSM 4660 DNA encodes the following proteins:
- a CDS encoding glycerate kinase type-2 family protein translates to MHEKTLDAMRIDARRIFEAAVEAVDPYAAVRGHCTLDQAQLTVRSGEEAFFTLDLERFRRIWLVGGGKATAPMAKAVEDLLGDRITRGVIVVKYGFGEALRATRIIEADHPVPDRNGVAGAKAILDLLGEAGEDDLVFSLISGGGSALLPQPAEGIRLEEKQALTRSLLACGASIDEINAVRKHISALKGGQMARAAYPAATLNLMLSDVVGDRIDVIASGPFTPDPSTFGEVAAILEKYELDDIPNSIRRHIRAGEEGRLPETPKPGDPIFEKVHHTVVGSNILALEAAERRAKALGYGALILSSMVEGETRDIARMHAAIAKECLKSGYPARPPLCVISGGETTVTIRGEGLGGRNQEFSLAAALDLEGEPPRVVVLSGGTDGNDGPTDAAGAVVDPLTVSRGRAAGVEAVQALRENDAYPFLQKTGDLLVTGPTRTNVMDVRLVLVR, encoded by the coding sequence ATGCACGAAAAAACGCTTGACGCTATGCGAATCGACGCCCGCCGCATTTTCGAGGCCGCCGTCGAGGCCGTCGATCCCTACGCCGCCGTGCGAGGCCATTGCACCCTCGACCAGGCACAGCTCACCGTGCGGTCCGGCGAGGAGGCCTTCTTCACTCTCGACCTCGAACGCTTCCGGCGGATATGGCTCGTCGGAGGAGGCAAGGCGACCGCGCCAATGGCCAAGGCGGTGGAGGATCTTCTCGGCGACCGCATCACCCGCGGCGTCATCGTGGTCAAATACGGCTTCGGGGAGGCCCTGCGGGCCACCCGCATCATCGAGGCGGATCACCCCGTACCCGATCGGAACGGCGTGGCGGGGGCAAAGGCGATCCTCGATCTGCTAGGGGAGGCCGGCGAAGACGATCTGGTCTTTTCGCTGATTTCCGGGGGAGGTTCGGCGCTGCTCCCGCAGCCGGCCGAAGGGATCCGGCTCGAAGAAAAGCAGGCATTGACACGCAGCCTGCTCGCCTGCGGCGCGAGCATCGACGAAATCAACGCCGTCAGGAAGCACATATCGGCCCTGAAGGGCGGGCAGATGGCCCGCGCCGCCTACCCGGCCGCCACCTTGAACCTGATGCTCTCGGACGTCGTCGGCGACCGGATCGACGTCATCGCGTCCGGCCCCTTCACGCCCGATCCGTCAACCTTCGGCGAGGTGGCTGCGATCCTCGAGAAATATGAACTGGACGACATCCCGAATTCCATCCGCCGGCACATCCGGGCCGGTGAGGAAGGGCGGCTCCCCGAAACCCCCAAGCCGGGCGACCCGATCTTCGAGAAGGTCCATCACACCGTTGTGGGAAGCAATATCCTGGCTCTCGAGGCGGCCGAGCGGCGGGCGAAGGCGCTCGGATACGGCGCCCTGATCCTTTCGTCCATGGTGGAGGGGGAAACGCGCGACATCGCAAGGATGCACGCGGCCATCGCCAAGGAGTGCCTCAAATCGGGGTATCCGGCCCGTCCGCCGCTCTGCGTCATCTCCGGCGGGGAGACCACCGTCACGATCCGGGGCGAAGGCCTCGGGGGCAGGAACCAGGAGTTCAGCCTGGCGGCTGCGCTCGACCTCGAAGGCGAGCCGCCGCGCGTGGTCGTCCTGAGCGGCGGGACGGACGGCAACGACGGCCCGACGGATGCCGCAGGGGCCGTCGTCGACCCCCTGACCGTTTCGCGGGGCCGCGCCGCCGGCGTCGAAGCCGTGCAGGCGCTGAGGGAAAACGACGCCTACCCCTTCCTTCAAAAAACGGGGGATCTCCTGGTGACAGGTCCGACGCGGACCAACGTCATGGACGTGCGCCTCGTCCTCGTCCGGTGA
- a CDS encoding glycosyl transferase, with protein MTEGFEREVNPQNIEKAEMVVCIPSYKEADSIAYPIKQADEGLKKYFGDKRAVIINCDNDSPDETKAVFLGTETVTPKIYLSTPPGVKGKGNNFKNLFEKVVALGAKAVVVVDADLKSITPEWIRHLGEPLYNGFSYVAPLYIRHKYDGTITNGIAYPLTRSLYGRRVRQPIGGDFGFSGEMARAYAECEIWDEAVAHFGIDIWMTTVAIRQKVQICQSFMGRPKIHRTKDPGAHLGPMFRQVVGTIFSLMGRLEDLWLKVKYSRPTAIYGFGLGETEMPPKVSVDTANLLRQFRKGFDDFDGLWKTVLTPDVYKKLLEIKDMKENVFDVPTDLWARILFDTAVAYRDAVHDCDEMMESLIPLYFGRTLSFVKKTRSMNIKQAEEAIEEDCMTFEMTKPYLVKRWQQKRG; from the coding sequence ATGACGGAAGGCTTTGAAAGAGAGGTCAACCCGCAGAATATCGAGAAGGCCGAGATGGTGGTTTGCATCCCGTCCTACAAGGAGGCCGACTCCATAGCGTATCCGATCAAGCAGGCGGACGAGGGCCTCAAGAAATATTTCGGCGACAAGCGTGCGGTCATCATCAATTGCGACAATGATTCGCCCGACGAGACGAAGGCCGTCTTCCTGGGTACGGAGACCGTAACGCCCAAGATCTACCTCTCGACGCCTCCGGGCGTCAAGGGCAAGGGCAACAACTTCAAGAATCTGTTCGAAAAGGTGGTCGCACTGGGTGCGAAGGCCGTGGTGGTCGTCGATGCCGATCTGAAAAGCATCACCCCGGAGTGGATCAGGCACCTCGGCGAGCCGCTCTACAACGGATTTTCCTACGTGGCGCCGCTCTATATCCGTCACAAGTACGATGGGACCATCACGAACGGCATCGCCTATCCGCTGACCCGGTCGCTCTATGGACGGCGGGTGCGCCAGCCGATCGGGGGCGATTTCGGCTTCAGCGGCGAAATGGCCAGGGCCTATGCGGAGTGCGAGATCTGGGACGAGGCCGTAGCGCATTTCGGGATCGATATCTGGATGACCACGGTGGCCATCCGGCAGAAGGTCCAGATCTGTCAATCCTTCATGGGGCGGCCCAAGATCCACCGCACCAAAGACCCGGGGGCCCACCTCGGCCCCATGTTCCGTCAGGTGGTGGGCACCATCTTTTCGTTGATGGGGCGCCTCGAGGACCTGTGGCTCAAGGTGAAATACAGCCGGCCGACCGCCATCTACGGCTTCGGCCTCGGCGAGACGGAGATGCCTCCCAAGGTGTCGGTCGACACCGCGAACCTCTTGCGCCAGTTCCGGAAGGGCTTCGATGACTTCGACGGCCTCTGGAAGACGGTCCTGACCCCGGATGTCTACAAGAAGCTTCTGGAGATCAAGGATATGAAGGAAAACGTCTTCGATGTGCCGACGGACCTGTGGGCGCGCATCCTCTTCGATACGGCCGTCGCCTACAGGGATGCGGTCCACGATTGCGATGAGATGATGGAATCGCTGATCCCGCTCTACTTCGGCCGAACGCTGTCCTTCGTCAAAAAGACCCGGAGCATGAACATCAAGCAGGCCGAAGAGGCCATCGAAGAAGACTGCATGACCTTCGAGATGACCAAGCCCTATCTCGTGAAGCGTTGGCAGCAGAAGCGCGGCTGA
- a CDS encoding HAD-IIB family hydrolase, producing the protein MKHSGGLTDSYIVFTDLDGTLLDHDTYAWEAAAPALRLCRRLGVPVVLVSSKTRAEMQPLRQALGLSDPFVVENGGAVFFDGGNPRPEGASPEDGFWVWRFGEPYPRLVQALAEIRNQTGLPVRGFSDMRAEEIAELTGLGLEDARLAARREYDEPFIVQTASGGGSRALEEAARARGLQILAGGRFFHLQGSNDKGRAVRMLMAHYRRLRTPVWSIALGDSPNDFSMLEQVEFPVLIRSARDYSYLKKHIPNLMISSRMGPEGWNETVSAILGEMKEGEIDDGRL; encoded by the coding sequence ATGAAACATTCGGGTGGGCTGACAGATTCCTATATCGTTTTCACTGATCTGGACGGGACCCTGCTGGATCACGACACCTACGCGTGGGAAGCGGCCGCGCCCGCCCTTCGCCTTTGCCGGCGCCTAGGGGTGCCGGTCGTCCTCGTCTCGAGCAAGACCCGGGCCGAGATGCAGCCGCTGCGCCAGGCGCTGGGCCTCTCGGACCCGTTCGTCGTGGAGAACGGCGGTGCGGTCTTTTTCGACGGCGGGAATCCCCGGCCCGAAGGCGCCTCGCCGGAGGACGGCTTCTGGGTCTGGCGTTTCGGCGAGCCTTATCCGCGCCTGGTGCAGGCGCTCGCCGAGATCCGCAATCAGACCGGGCTGCCTGTCAGAGGCTTCTCCGATATGCGCGCGGAGGAGATCGCGGAACTGACGGGCCTGGGCCTCGAGGATGCGCGCCTTGCCGCCCGGCGGGAGTACGACGAACCGTTCATTGTTCAAACGGCCTCCGGCGGGGGCAGCCGGGCGCTCGAAGAAGCCGCCCGCGCCCGCGGGCTGCAGATCCTGGCTGGCGGGCGGTTTTTTCATCTCCAAGGCTCGAACGACAAGGGGAGAGCGGTGAGGATGCTGATGGCGCACTACCGCCGGCTTCGCACCCCCGTCTGGTCGATCGCATTGGGAGACAGTCCGAATGATTTTTCCATGCTCGAACAGGTCGAATTCCCCGTACTGATCCGATCGGCGCGGGATTACAGTTACTTGAAGAAACATATTCCCAATCTGATGATCAGCAGCCGGATGGGCCCTGAGGGCTGGAACGAGACGGTCTCGGCGATTTTGGGAGAGATGAAGGAGGGAGAAATAGATGACGGAAGGCTTTGA